A window of the Drosophila simulans strain w501 chromosome 2L, Prin_Dsim_3.1, whole genome shotgun sequence genome harbors these coding sequences:
- the LOC6730461 gene encoding protein croquemort, whose translation MCCKCCGETQRKVWVFGLGSVFLVLGILIVVFWPGIADNLVEDGLTLKPGTDAYESWLEAPIPIYLSFYMFNWTNPEDIRNPNIKPNFVEMGPYTFLEKHKKENYTFYDNATVAYYERRTWFFDPEKSNGTLDDMVTAAHAITATVADEMRNQRKIVKKIINFMLNYEGGKLYVTKPVGEWIFDGYQDNITDFLNLFNTTKIDIPYKRFGWLADRNESLTYDGLFTIHTGTDDISNLGRLTHWNGKSETGFYDKPCGVVNGTTGDLFPPKMNVNDEITIFATDACRFMNLRPRGTFENHGLTATKWVGTEETLDSGENYPNQACFCDSERFDECPKTGVVECKACRDKAPIYSSFPHFYLADQSYVNAVSGMKPEKEKHEFFLAVEPITGVPVQVHGRIQINMMIEPDDDFDIYRGVQKVLMPMFWFDQYAELSSELASRAKLAINLSSYGIIFGYSLIAFASVFLITGITLTVTKKWVRRTPEDEDMLTN comes from the exons ATGTGCTGCAAGTGCTGCGGGGAAACTCAACGCAAGGTCTGGGTCTTCGGCTTGGGATCGGTGTTCCTTGTGCTGGGAATACTAATCGTGGTCTTCTGGCCGGGTATTGCAGATAACCTTGTAGAGGAT GGCCTTACCCTCAAGCCCGGCACTGATGCCTATGAAAGCTGGCTGGAGGCACCTATCCCCATTTACCTGAGCTTTTACATGTTCAATTGGACGAATCCCGAGGACATAAGGAACCCGAACATTAAGCCAAACTTCGTGGAAATGGGTCCGTACACCTTCCTGGAGAAGCACAAGAAGGAGAACTACACGTTTTACGATAATGCGACGGTGGCATATTATGAGCGCCGCACCTGGTTCTTTGATCCGGAGAAATCCAATGGCACTCTGGACGACATGGTGACCGCTGCCCATGCCATTACCGCCACGGTAGCGGATGAGATGCGTAACCAGCGCAAGATCGTCAAAAAAATCATAAACTTTATGCTGAACTATGAAGGCGGAAAGTTGTACGTAACAAAGCCGGTGGGGGAATGGATCTTCGACGGTTACCAGGATAACATTACCGATTTCCTAAACCTCTTCAACACCACGAAGATCGACATACCCTACAAACGCTTCGGGTGGCTGGCGGACCGCAATGAGTCGCTGACTTACGATGGCTTGTTTACTATTCACACCGGCACTGACGATATATCTAATCTGGGTAGACTCACCCACTGGAATGGGAAATCGGAAACTGGATTTTACGATAAGCCTTGTGGTGTAGTTAATGGAACCACAGGCGACCTGTTTCCTCCAAAGATGAATGTAAACGATGAGATTACGATTTTTGCCACCGATGCTTGCCGATTTATGAACCTTCGGCCCCGGGGCACATTCGAGAATCACGGCCTGACCGCCACTAAGTGGGTAGGCACCGAGGAGACTCTGGACTCAGGAGAAAACTACCCTAACCAGGCCTGCTTCTGTGATTCGGAGCGATTTGACGAATGTCCCAAGACCGGTGTCGTGGAGTGCAAGGCGTGCCGAGACAAAGCACCCATTTACTCCTCCTTTCCTCATTTTTACCTAGCGGATCAGTCGTATGTTAATGCTGTCAGTGGAATGAAgccggagaaggagaagcacGAGTTCTTCCTAGCCGTGGAACCGATCACTGGAGTGCCTGTCCAAGTGCATGGACGCATCCAGATTAATATGATGATTGAGCCCGATGACGACTTCGA CATATATCGTGGAGTGCAAAAGGTTTTAATGCCCATGTTCTGGTTCGATCAGTATGCAGAGCTCTCCTCTGAGTTAGCCTCAAGGGCCAAG ttGGCCATTAATTTGTCCAGTTACGGAATCATATTCGGCTATTCCCTGATAGCTTTCGCCAGTGTCTTCCTCATCACCGGCATCACGCTGACTGTGACGAAAAAGTGGGTGCGGAGAACTCCCGAGGATGAGGACATGCTTACCAACTAG
- the LOC6730462 gene encoding dnaJ homolog shv — translation MQLIKCLVIIQLSLLLVEEAFAGRDFYKILNVKKNANTNEVKKAYRRLAKELHPDKNKDDPDASTKFQDLGAAYEVLSNPDKRKTYDRCGEECLKKEGMMDHGGDPFSSFFGDFGFHFGGDGQQQDAPRGADIVMDLYVSLEELYSGNFVEIVRNKPVTKPASGTRKCNCRQEMVTRNLGPGRFQMIQQTVCDECPNVKLVNEERTLEIEVEQGMVDGQETRFVAEGEPHIDGEPGDLIVRVQQMPHPRFLRKNDDLYTNVTISLQDALVGFSMEIKHLDGHLVPVTREKVTWPGARIRKKGEGMPNFENNNLTGNLYITFDVEFPKRDLTEEDKEALKKILDQSSINRIYNGL, via the exons ATGCAGCTTATCAAGTGCTTGGTTATAATTCAGCTGTCCCTCTTGCTGGTGGAGGAGGCCTTTGCCGGTCGGGACTTCTACAAGATACTGAACGTAAAGAAAAACGCCAACACGAACGAGGTGAAGAAGGCGTATCGCCGTTTGGCCAAGGAGCTGCATCCGGATAAGAACAAGGACGACCCGGATGCCTCCACAAAGTTTCAGGACCTCGGAGCGGCCTACGAAGTGCTCTCCAATCCGGACAAACGGAAGACCTACGACCGCTGCGGCGAGGAATGCCTCAAGAAGGAGGGTATGATGGATCACGGTGGTGATCCGTTCTCCAGCTTCTTTGGGGACTTCGGCTTTCACTTTGGTGGTGATGGCCAGCAGCAAGATGCGCCGCGAGGTGCCGATATCGTAATGGACCTATACGTTTCCCTGGAGGAGCTATACTCCGGAAACTTTGTGGAGATTGTAAGGAACAAGCCCGTAACGAAACCCGCCTCAGGAACCAGGAAATGCAACTGCCGTCAGGAGATGGTCACCCGGAACCTTGGACCCGGGCGCTTCCAGATGATCCAGCAGACGGTGTGCGACGAGTGTCCCAACGTGAAGCTGGTCAACGAGGAGCGCACACTGGAGATCGAGGTGGAACAGGGCATGGTCGACGGCCAAGAGACGAGGTTCGTGGCCGAGGGGGAGCCACATATCGATGGGGAGCCCGGCGACCTCATTGTGCGGGTTCAACAAATGCCTCATCCGCGATTCCTGCGCAAGAACGATGATCTGTACACGAACGTGACCATCAGTCTGCAGGATGCCCTTGTCGGCTTCTCCATGGAGATCAAGCACCTTGATGGACACCTGGTGCCCGTCACGAGAGAGAAGGTTACGTGGCCCGGGGCCAGAATCCGCAAGAAGGGCGAGGGCATGCCCAACTTTGAGAACAACAACCTCACCGGCAACCTGTACATCACCTTCGATGTGGAGTTCCCCAAAAGGGATCTTACGGAGGAGGACAAGGAAG CGCTCAAGAAAATACTCGACCAATCCTCCATCAATCGCATATACAATGGACTGTGA
- the LOC6730463 gene encoding uncharacterized protein LOC6730463 isoform X4: protein MSPKYHNFEIALVYFLLLIPWPPTNVIRILCSRDNSRLVRKIVRSKWTPILDKHQVKLPLECPLHPFRDVFAPRQDAKQRDRPTQWTCRKCGKSFYQEKHLDLHFDTRHKSIINQAEDAVCLADFCDIMRCEVFETEDASSLKFGDQHIVTDIEVWGDSLGQNSALAKANAAYLSLIPRTSTLGASRAAKVQNRQLLQDKPSQASKQNQSPAGERTHPQSHHHPRDRASTTANPLRLDPLPEDGSAARTRSAGEKLLNKLKELGKAHLKPAADPEANRQNETGEEEDEKGSGQPEGSGQSADEVKAEEGSGANGNGNKARANCKPEELSKLKNRCEILLRSCIGGLLLSMSDQAFKEMEDEMNKAVCWYLTCDRYWEDGPLEPRAFPWGLIVILIFVLSTGICFCYYIIWILFDHLFQLRRNDNQREPLLRPGIHRRRREHLHARSSSGSSLPCGLCHAARPRPGRRRDSWSAAATAAPASGAAVLLPTAAATAAAGGIRSGLVPGAGSVSSAQSAALHRRSASGGANSGHTHPRGRSQQLLQRQHAVAPSGAAFGTASPPATSPLDEPGLPTGHFRPTRLYK, encoded by the exons ATGTCGCCTAAATATCATAATTTCGAG ATTGCACTGGTCTACTTTCTGCTGCTAATACCATGGCCGCCCACGAATGTGATCAGAATCCTCTGCTCGCGAGATAACAGCCGACTGGTGCGCAAAATAGTGCGCTCCAAATGGACTCCCATTCTGGACAAGCATCAG GTGAAGCTGCCGCTGGAGTGCCCGCTTCATCCGTTTCGGGATGTCTTTGCTCCCCGCCAGGATGCCAAGCAAAGGGATCGACCTACTCAGTGGACGTGCAGGAAATGTGGCAAGAGCTTCTACCAGGAGAAGCACCTGGACTTACATTTCGACACACGCCACAAAAGCATCATTAATCAG GCGGAGGATGCCGTTTGCCTGGCCGACTTCTGCGACATAATGCGGTGTGAGGTTTTCGAAACGGAGGACGCGTCCAGCCTGAAGTTTGGTGACCAGCACATCGTCACGGACATCGAGGTCTGGGGCGACTCCCTGGGCCAGAACTCCGCGTTGGCCAAAGCGAATGCTGCCTACTTGAGCTTAATACCTAG AACTTCCACATTGGGTGCCTCGCGTGCCGCCAAAGTACAAAACCGTCAATTACTTCAAGACAAGCCAAGCCAGGCCAGCAAGCAGAATCAGTCACCGGCAGGTGAGCGAACACATCCCCAATCCCACCACCATCCCCGAGATCGTGCATCCACCACAGCCAATCCCCTTCGCCTAGATCCATTGCCAGAGGACGGGTCTGCGGCTAGAACGAGATCGGCGGGCGAGAAGCTGCTTAACAAGCTTAAGGAGCTGGGGAAGGCGCACCTTAAGCCGGCAGCGGATCCGGAGGCCAACAGGCAGAACGAGAccggcgaggaggaggacgagaagGGGAGTGGACAACCCGAGGGCAGTGGCCAGTCCGCTGACGAGGTCAAAGCGGAGGAGGGATCGGGGGctaacggaaacggaaacaagGCCAGAGCCAATTGCAAGCCGGAGGAGTTGAGTAAGCTGAAGAACCGCTGCGAGATCCTGCTAAGGAGCTGCATCGGGGGATTGCTGCTGTCAATGTCGGATCAGGCCTTCAAGGAGATGGAAG ATGAAATGAACAAGGCGGTGTGCTGGTACTTGACTTGCGATCGATACTGGGAGGATGGTCCCTTGGAGCCCCGAGCCTTTCCCTGGGGTCTAATCGTGATCCTGATCTTCGTGCTCTCCACTGGGATCTGCTTCTGCTACTACATTATCTGGATCCTGTTCGA TCACCTGTTTCAGCTCCGAAGAAACGACAATCAACGCGAACCACTACTACGGCCAGGGATCCATCGGCGCCGGCGGGAGCATCTACatgccaggagcagcagcgggtCATCACTACCATGTGGACTATGCCACGCGGCACGACCTCGACCTGGACGCCGGCGGGATAGctggtcagcagcagcaacagcagcacctgcttcaggagcagcagtactattaccaacagcagcagcaacagcagcagcaggcggcatCCGTTCGGGACTTGTACCCGGAGCAGGTTCAGTATCATCGGCACAGTCCGCGGCACTACATCGCCGATCAGCGTCCGGTGGGGCCAACAGTGGGCACACCCACCCAAGGGGCCGTtcgcagcagctcctccaacGCCAACACGCCGTTGCACCATCGGGTGCAGCATTCGGGACAGCATCCCCACCTGCAACATCGCCACTCGACGAGCCTGGCCTACCCACAGGACATTTTAGACCGACGCGACTATACAAGTAG
- the LOC6730463 gene encoding uncharacterized protein LOC6730463 isoform X1: protein MSPKYHNFEIALVYFLLLIPWPPTNVIRILCSRDNSRLVRKIVRSKWTPILDKHQVKLPLECPLHPFRDVFAPRQDAKQRDRPTQWTCRKCGKSFYQEKHLDLHFDTRHKSIINQAEDAVCLADFCDIMRCEVFETEDASSLKFGDQHIVTDIEVWGDSLGQNSALAKANAAYLSLIPRTSTLGASRAAKVQNRQLLQDKPSQASKQNQSPAGERTHPQSHHHPRDRASTTANPLRLDPLPEDGSAARTRSAGEKLLNKLKELGKAHLKPAADPEANRQNETGEEEDEKGSGQPEGSGQSADEVKAEEGSGANGNGNKARANCKPEELSKLKNRCEILLRSCIGGLLLSMSDQAFKEMEDEMNKAVCWYLTCDRYWEDGPLEPRAFPWGLIVILIFVLSTGICFCYYIIWILFDSEETTINANHYYGQGSIGAGGSIYMPGAAAGHHYHVDYATRHDLDLDAGGIAGQQQQQQHLLQEQQYYYQQQQQQQQQAASVRDLYPEQVQYHRHSPRHYIADQRPVGPTVGTPTQGAVRSSSSNANTPLHHRVQHSGQHPHLQHRHSTSLAYPQDILDRRDYTSSSSRQIATNIVAGSGSGQGAGAPGDTQRHYNTHPRPLETRHRHVGSSQQSLRASASTHEIVQQEAGLGQNEHYIYVTYPPDLKKRYFE, encoded by the exons ATGTCGCCTAAATATCATAATTTCGAG ATTGCACTGGTCTACTTTCTGCTGCTAATACCATGGCCGCCCACGAATGTGATCAGAATCCTCTGCTCGCGAGATAACAGCCGACTGGTGCGCAAAATAGTGCGCTCCAAATGGACTCCCATTCTGGACAAGCATCAG GTGAAGCTGCCGCTGGAGTGCCCGCTTCATCCGTTTCGGGATGTCTTTGCTCCCCGCCAGGATGCCAAGCAAAGGGATCGACCTACTCAGTGGACGTGCAGGAAATGTGGCAAGAGCTTCTACCAGGAGAAGCACCTGGACTTACATTTCGACACACGCCACAAAAGCATCATTAATCAG GCGGAGGATGCCGTTTGCCTGGCCGACTTCTGCGACATAATGCGGTGTGAGGTTTTCGAAACGGAGGACGCGTCCAGCCTGAAGTTTGGTGACCAGCACATCGTCACGGACATCGAGGTCTGGGGCGACTCCCTGGGCCAGAACTCCGCGTTGGCCAAAGCGAATGCTGCCTACTTGAGCTTAATACCTAG AACTTCCACATTGGGTGCCTCGCGTGCCGCCAAAGTACAAAACCGTCAATTACTTCAAGACAAGCCAAGCCAGGCCAGCAAGCAGAATCAGTCACCGGCAGGTGAGCGAACACATCCCCAATCCCACCACCATCCCCGAGATCGTGCATCCACCACAGCCAATCCCCTTCGCCTAGATCCATTGCCAGAGGACGGGTCTGCGGCTAGAACGAGATCGGCGGGCGAGAAGCTGCTTAACAAGCTTAAGGAGCTGGGGAAGGCGCACCTTAAGCCGGCAGCGGATCCGGAGGCCAACAGGCAGAACGAGAccggcgaggaggaggacgagaagGGGAGTGGACAACCCGAGGGCAGTGGCCAGTCCGCTGACGAGGTCAAAGCGGAGGAGGGATCGGGGGctaacggaaacggaaacaagGCCAGAGCCAATTGCAAGCCGGAGGAGTTGAGTAAGCTGAAGAACCGCTGCGAGATCCTGCTAAGGAGCTGCATCGGGGGATTGCTGCTGTCAATGTCGGATCAGGCCTTCAAGGAGATGGAAG ATGAAATGAACAAGGCGGTGTGCTGGTACTTGACTTGCGATCGATACTGGGAGGATGGTCCCTTGGAGCCCCGAGCCTTTCCCTGGGGTCTAATCGTGATCCTGATCTTCGTGCTCTCCACTGGGATCTGCTTCTGCTACTACATTATCTGGATCCTGTTCGA CTCCGAAGAAACGACAATCAACGCGAACCACTACTACGGCCAGGGATCCATCGGCGCCGGCGGGAGCATCTACatgccaggagcagcagcgggtCATCACTACCATGTGGACTATGCCACGCGGCACGACCTCGACCTGGACGCCGGCGGGATAGctggtcagcagcagcaacagcagcacctgcttcaggagcagcagtactattaccaacagcagcagcaacagcagcagcaggcggcatCCGTTCGGGACTTGTACCCGGAGCAGGTTCAGTATCATCGGCACAGTCCGCGGCACTACATCGCCGATCAGCGTCCGGTGGGGCCAACAGTGGGCACACCCACCCAAGGGGCCGTtcgcagcagctcctccaacGCCAACACGCCGTTGCACCATCGGGTGCAGCATTCGGGACAGCATCCCCACCTGCAACATCGCCACTCGACGAGCCTGGCCTACCCACAGGACATTTTAGACCGACGCGACTATACAAGTAGCTCCTCTCGCCAGATTGCCACCAACATAGTGGCTGGATCAGGATCGGGACAAGGCGCTGGAGCTCCTGGCGATACACAGCGTCACTACAACACGCATCCGCGGCCGCTGGAAACGAGGCATCGCCATGTGGGTTCCTCGCAGCAATCCCTTCGTGCCTCCGCCTCCACGCACGAGATTGTGCAGCAGGAGGCGGGTCTGGGTCAGAACGAGCACTACATCTACGTGACCTATCCGCCGGACCTTAAGAAGCGCTACTTCGAGTGA
- the LOC6730463 gene encoding uncharacterized protein LOC6730463 isoform X2, which yields MSPKYHNFEIALVYFLLLIPWPPTNVIRILCSRDNSRLVRKIVRSKWTPILDKHQVKLPLECPLHPFRDVFAPRQDAKQRDRPTQWTCRKCGKSFYQEKHLDLHFDTRHKSIINQAEDAVCLADFCDIMRCEVFETEDASSLKFGDQHIVTDIEVWGDSLGQNSALAKANAAYLSLIPRTSTLGASRAAKVQNRQLLQDKPSQASKQNQSPAANPLRLDPLPEDGSAARTRSAGEKLLNKLKELGKAHLKPAADPEANRQNETGEEEDEKGSGQPEGSGQSADEVKAEEGSGANGNGNKARANCKPEELSKLKNRCEILLRSCIGGLLLSMSDQAFKEMEDEMNKAVCWYLTCDRYWEDGPLEPRAFPWGLIVILIFVLSTGICFCYYIIWILFDSEETTINANHYYGQGSIGAGGSIYMPGAAAGHHYHVDYATRHDLDLDAGGIAGQQQQQQHLLQEQQYYYQQQQQQQQQAASVRDLYPEQVQYHRHSPRHYIADQRPVGPTVGTPTQGAVRSSSSNANTPLHHRVQHSGQHPHLQHRHSTSLAYPQDILDRRDYTSSSSRQIATNIVAGSGSGQGAGAPGDTQRHYNTHPRPLETRHRHVGSSQQSLRASASTHEIVQQEAGLGQNEHYIYVTYPPDLKKRYFE from the exons ATGTCGCCTAAATATCATAATTTCGAG ATTGCACTGGTCTACTTTCTGCTGCTAATACCATGGCCGCCCACGAATGTGATCAGAATCCTCTGCTCGCGAGATAACAGCCGACTGGTGCGCAAAATAGTGCGCTCCAAATGGACTCCCATTCTGGACAAGCATCAG GTGAAGCTGCCGCTGGAGTGCCCGCTTCATCCGTTTCGGGATGTCTTTGCTCCCCGCCAGGATGCCAAGCAAAGGGATCGACCTACTCAGTGGACGTGCAGGAAATGTGGCAAGAGCTTCTACCAGGAGAAGCACCTGGACTTACATTTCGACACACGCCACAAAAGCATCATTAATCAG GCGGAGGATGCCGTTTGCCTGGCCGACTTCTGCGACATAATGCGGTGTGAGGTTTTCGAAACGGAGGACGCGTCCAGCCTGAAGTTTGGTGACCAGCACATCGTCACGGACATCGAGGTCTGGGGCGACTCCCTGGGCCAGAACTCCGCGTTGGCCAAAGCGAATGCTGCCTACTTGAGCTTAATACCTAG AACTTCCACATTGGGTGCCTCGCGTGCCGCCAAAGTACAAAACCGTCAATTACTTCAAGACAAGCCAAGCCAGGCCAGCAAGCAGAATCAGTCACCGGCAG CCAATCCCCTTCGCCTAGATCCATTGCCAGAGGACGGGTCTGCGGCTAGAACGAGATCGGCGGGCGAGAAGCTGCTTAACAAGCTTAAGGAGCTGGGGAAGGCGCACCTTAAGCCGGCAGCGGATCCGGAGGCCAACAGGCAGAACGAGAccggcgaggaggaggacgagaagGGGAGTGGACAACCCGAGGGCAGTGGCCAGTCCGCTGACGAGGTCAAAGCGGAGGAGGGATCGGGGGctaacggaaacggaaacaagGCCAGAGCCAATTGCAAGCCGGAGGAGTTGAGTAAGCTGAAGAACCGCTGCGAGATCCTGCTAAGGAGCTGCATCGGGGGATTGCTGCTGTCAATGTCGGATCAGGCCTTCAAGGAGATGGAAG ATGAAATGAACAAGGCGGTGTGCTGGTACTTGACTTGCGATCGATACTGGGAGGATGGTCCCTTGGAGCCCCGAGCCTTTCCCTGGGGTCTAATCGTGATCCTGATCTTCGTGCTCTCCACTGGGATCTGCTTCTGCTACTACATTATCTGGATCCTGTTCGA CTCCGAAGAAACGACAATCAACGCGAACCACTACTACGGCCAGGGATCCATCGGCGCCGGCGGGAGCATCTACatgccaggagcagcagcgggtCATCACTACCATGTGGACTATGCCACGCGGCACGACCTCGACCTGGACGCCGGCGGGATAGctggtcagcagcagcaacagcagcacctgcttcaggagcagcagtactattaccaacagcagcagcaacagcagcagcaggcggcatCCGTTCGGGACTTGTACCCGGAGCAGGTTCAGTATCATCGGCACAGTCCGCGGCACTACATCGCCGATCAGCGTCCGGTGGGGCCAACAGTGGGCACACCCACCCAAGGGGCCGTtcgcagcagctcctccaacGCCAACACGCCGTTGCACCATCGGGTGCAGCATTCGGGACAGCATCCCCACCTGCAACATCGCCACTCGACGAGCCTGGCCTACCCACAGGACATTTTAGACCGACGCGACTATACAAGTAGCTCCTCTCGCCAGATTGCCACCAACATAGTGGCTGGATCAGGATCGGGACAAGGCGCTGGAGCTCCTGGCGATACACAGCGTCACTACAACACGCATCCGCGGCCGCTGGAAACGAGGCATCGCCATGTGGGTTCCTCGCAGCAATCCCTTCGTGCCTCCGCCTCCACGCACGAGATTGTGCAGCAGGAGGCGGGTCTGGGTCAGAACGAGCACTACATCTACGTGACCTATCCGCCGGACCTTAAGAAGCGCTACTTCGAGTGA
- the LOC6730463 gene encoding uncharacterized protein LOC6730463 isoform X3, producing MSPKYHNFEIALVYFLLLIPWPPTNVIRILCSRDNSRLVRKIVRSKWTPILDKHQVKLPLECPLHPFRDVFAPRQDAKQRDRPTQWTCRKCGKSFYQEKHLDLHFDTRHKSIINQAEDAVCLADFCDIMRCEVFETEDASSLKFGDQHIVTDIEVWGDSLGQNSALAKANAAYLSLIPRTSTLGASRAAKVQNRQLLQDKPSQASKQNQSPADPLPEDGSAARTRSAGEKLLNKLKELGKAHLKPAADPEANRQNETGEEEDEKGSGQPEGSGQSADEVKAEEGSGANGNGNKARANCKPEELSKLKNRCEILLRSCIGGLLLSMSDQAFKEMEDEMNKAVCWYLTCDRYWEDGPLEPRAFPWGLIVILIFVLSTGICFCYYIIWILFDSEETTINANHYYGQGSIGAGGSIYMPGAAAGHHYHVDYATRHDLDLDAGGIAGQQQQQQHLLQEQQYYYQQQQQQQQQAASVRDLYPEQVQYHRHSPRHYIADQRPVGPTVGTPTQGAVRSSSSNANTPLHHRVQHSGQHPHLQHRHSTSLAYPQDILDRRDYTSSSSRQIATNIVAGSGSGQGAGAPGDTQRHYNTHPRPLETRHRHVGSSQQSLRASASTHEIVQQEAGLGQNEHYIYVTYPPDLKKRYFE from the exons ATGTCGCCTAAATATCATAATTTCGAG ATTGCACTGGTCTACTTTCTGCTGCTAATACCATGGCCGCCCACGAATGTGATCAGAATCCTCTGCTCGCGAGATAACAGCCGACTGGTGCGCAAAATAGTGCGCTCCAAATGGACTCCCATTCTGGACAAGCATCAG GTGAAGCTGCCGCTGGAGTGCCCGCTTCATCCGTTTCGGGATGTCTTTGCTCCCCGCCAGGATGCCAAGCAAAGGGATCGACCTACTCAGTGGACGTGCAGGAAATGTGGCAAGAGCTTCTACCAGGAGAAGCACCTGGACTTACATTTCGACACACGCCACAAAAGCATCATTAATCAG GCGGAGGATGCCGTTTGCCTGGCCGACTTCTGCGACATAATGCGGTGTGAGGTTTTCGAAACGGAGGACGCGTCCAGCCTGAAGTTTGGTGACCAGCACATCGTCACGGACATCGAGGTCTGGGGCGACTCCCTGGGCCAGAACTCCGCGTTGGCCAAAGCGAATGCTGCCTACTTGAGCTTAATACCTAG AACTTCCACATTGGGTGCCTCGCGTGCCGCCAAAGTACAAAACCGTCAATTACTTCAAGACAAGCCAAGCCAGGCCAGCAAGCAGAATCAGTCACCGGCAG ATCCATTGCCAGAGGACGGGTCTGCGGCTAGAACGAGATCGGCGGGCGAGAAGCTGCTTAACAAGCTTAAGGAGCTGGGGAAGGCGCACCTTAAGCCGGCAGCGGATCCGGAGGCCAACAGGCAGAACGAGAccggcgaggaggaggacgagaagGGGAGTGGACAACCCGAGGGCAGTGGCCAGTCCGCTGACGAGGTCAAAGCGGAGGAGGGATCGGGGGctaacggaaacggaaacaagGCCAGAGCCAATTGCAAGCCGGAGGAGTTGAGTAAGCTGAAGAACCGCTGCGAGATCCTGCTAAGGAGCTGCATCGGGGGATTGCTGCTGTCAATGTCGGATCAGGCCTTCAAGGAGATGGAAG ATGAAATGAACAAGGCGGTGTGCTGGTACTTGACTTGCGATCGATACTGGGAGGATGGTCCCTTGGAGCCCCGAGCCTTTCCCTGGGGTCTAATCGTGATCCTGATCTTCGTGCTCTCCACTGGGATCTGCTTCTGCTACTACATTATCTGGATCCTGTTCGA CTCCGAAGAAACGACAATCAACGCGAACCACTACTACGGCCAGGGATCCATCGGCGCCGGCGGGAGCATCTACatgccaggagcagcagcgggtCATCACTACCATGTGGACTATGCCACGCGGCACGACCTCGACCTGGACGCCGGCGGGATAGctggtcagcagcagcaacagcagcacctgcttcaggagcagcagtactattaccaacagcagcagcaacagcagcagcaggcggcatCCGTTCGGGACTTGTACCCGGAGCAGGTTCAGTATCATCGGCACAGTCCGCGGCACTACATCGCCGATCAGCGTCCGGTGGGGCCAACAGTGGGCACACCCACCCAAGGGGCCGTtcgcagcagctcctccaacGCCAACACGCCGTTGCACCATCGGGTGCAGCATTCGGGACAGCATCCCCACCTGCAACATCGCCACTCGACGAGCCTGGCCTACCCACAGGACATTTTAGACCGACGCGACTATACAAGTAGCTCCTCTCGCCAGATTGCCACCAACATAGTGGCTGGATCAGGATCGGGACAAGGCGCTGGAGCTCCTGGCGATACACAGCGTCACTACAACACGCATCCGCGGCCGCTGGAAACGAGGCATCGCCATGTGGGTTCCTCGCAGCAATCCCTTCGTGCCTCCGCCTCCACGCACGAGATTGTGCAGCAGGAGGCGGGTCTGGGTCAGAACGAGCACTACATCTACGTGACCTATCCGCCGGACCTTAAGAAGCGCTACTTCGAGTGA